TTCATTAGAAAGTGATAAAAACCTTATGTTTTTATCAAAGCCAATTTCGCCTGAGTTAATATCATGATGATCTGTGAACCATCAACGTCTTCAATGATCGACTTTTAAGTAAGTCTGGAAGGTAAAGCTATGGAGCTTGCTACTACGCAGTCAGTATTGATGCAAATTCAACCGACAATTCAGCGTTTTGCCAGAATGCTTGCCAGCGTTTTGCAGCTTGAGGTTGAGATCGTTGATGAAAACTTGTGTCGCGTCGCCGGAACGGGCGCGTATGGGAAGTTTCTTGGCCGCCAGTTGAGCGGCAACTCACGCCTGCTCCGCCACGTCCTGGAAACGAAAACTGAAAAAGTTGTGACACAGTCTCGCTTCGATCCCCTTTGCGAAGGTTGCGATAATAAAGATAATTGTCGCGAAAAAGCATTTCTGGGTACGCCTGTCATTTTACAGGATCGTTGTGTTGGGGTGATAAGTTTGATTGCAGTTACCCACGAGCAACAAGAACATATCAGTGATAATTTACGCGAGTTTTCTGATTACGTTCGCCATATATCCACCATTTTTGTTTCGAAACTTCTGGAGGATCAGGGACCAGGAGATAACATCAGTAAAATATTCGCGACCATGATCGATAATATGGATCAGGGCGTATTAGTTGTTGATGACGATAATCTGGTTCAGTTTGTTAATCAGACGGCCTTAAAAACACTCGGTGTTGTGCAAAATAATATTATTGGGAAACCTATCCGTTTCAGACCATTAACATTTGAGAGTAATTTTACCCACGGACATATGCAACATATTGTTTCGTGGGACGATAAAAGTGAATTAATCATTGGTCAATTGCATAACATTCAGGGCAGACAATTATTTTTAATGGCGTTTCACCAATCGCATACCAGTTTTTCTGTAGCAAATGCACCTGATGAACCGCATATTGAACAATTGGTTGGCGAGTGCCGTGTTATGCGGCAATTAAAACGACTCATTAGCCGTATTGCGCCCAGCCCATCCAGCGTTATGGTGGTTGGTGAAAGCGGCACGGGTAAAGAAGTCGTCGCGCGTGCAATCCATAAGTTGAGTGGAAGACGAAATAAACCCTTTATTGCTATCAACTGTGCCGCGATTCCTGAACAACTTCTGGAGAGCGAACTATTCGGTTATGTTAAAGGCGCATTTACTGGCGCTTCAGCCAACGGTAAAACAGGGTTGATTCAGGCGGCGAATACGGGCACGCTGTTTCTCGATGAAATTGGTGATATGCCATTAATGTTGCAGGCTAAATTACTGCGCGCTATTGAGGCGCGTGAAATACTGCCGATTGGTGCCAGTAGCCCAATTCAGGTCGACATCCGTATCATTTCTGCAACTAACCAGAATTTGGCCCAGTTCATCGCCGAAGGTAAATTCCGCGAAGATCTCTTCTATCGACTTAATGTTATCCCGATCACTCTTCCACCGCTGCGTGAACGTCAGGAAGATATTGAACTGCTGGTACATTACTTTTTACATCTGCATACCCGTCGTCTGGGATCGGTTTATCCGGGTATTGCTCCCGATGTCGTCGAGATATTGCGTAAGCATCGTTGGCCCGGAAACCTGCGCGAGTTAAGCAATTTAATGGAATATCTGGTTAACGTTGTTCCTTCAGGTGAAGTTATCGACAGCACGCTATTGCCGCCAAATTTGCTGAATAATGGCACAACGGAGCAAAGTGATGTAACAGAGGTCAGCGAGGCGCACTTGGCACTCGATGATGCGGGCGGCACGGCGCTGGAGGAGATGGAAAAGCAAATGATCCGCGAGGCGCTTTCACGTCATAACAGCAAGAAGCAAGTTGCTGATGAACTGGGTATCGGCATTGCTACGCTCTATCGCAAGATAAAGAAATATGAGTTGTTAAACGCATAACCTCAGTGAATCCGGCCTGAGTTCAGGCCGGATATCCTTTTACTTCGTTTTCTCGCAATCCAGAACTGTATTTACAATCATCTGATACCCCGTGCAGCGACAAAGATTTCCCGCCAGGCCGCGACGAATCTCCGTAATAGTTAATGGCTTCTCGCGTGGTTTCGCCAGCATTGCCGTGGTAGCCATAATCAGGCCAGGCGTACAAAACCCGCACTGCACCGCGCCGGATTTCGCATAAGCTTGCTGGACATGAGAAAGTTTTCCGCCTTTCGCTTCACCTTCCAGCGTGCGGATTTCTTTGCCTTCAGCCCAGGCGGCAAGGTATAAGCAACTGTCTATCGCAGTACCGTCGACCAGCACCGTACAGGCACCACATTCACCCACGCAGCAACCTTGCTTGACGCTTAGCAGCCCTTGTTCGCGGAGTAATTCCGAGAGCGGCGTGCCTGGCGCGGCGTGAAGCTGAAAAGGTATCCCGTTAATGGTGCATTCGATGGTAATTGTTTCGCTGTGATTCATTGCAATTTTCCCCCCGCCGCGGCGACGGCTTCGCTAATCACTTTTTTGGTCATCGTCTGGATGAGATGCAGACGAAACTCTTTGCTGGCTCGCCATGAAGAACGCGGGGCGACATCCTGCAGGACTGATTCGCTGATGGCTTCCAGCGTTTGCAGGTTTAATGGCGCATTTTGTGCAGTTTGTTCGGCATGTTGGCAGCGAATCGGCGTTGGCGCGGCAACGCCAAATGCCAGGCGTAATTCGCTGAAATTGCCGTTATCCAGTCGGCAATGTGCGGCACAGCCAATCGTTGAAATATCCATCGCATCGCGCATGGCATATTTAAAATGGGCGCTGCCTGCGTGTTCTTTCGGCTGGGGCGGAAAATGAAAGGCGACAAGGATTTCGTCATGCTCAAGGGACACTTTGCCCGGTCCGGTGTGGAAGCCATTAATCGGGACGAAACGAACACCGCGCGGGGAGTGGATCTCCAGCTTCGCATCATAAATTAGCGTTGGCGTGGCAGAATCCGCGCTGGTGGCTCCATTGCAAATATTTCCTCCGTAGGTAGCGACGTTACGGATCTGCGGCCCGGCAATGGATGAAGCCGCAGCACATAACGCCGGGAGATGACGTTGAGTTACAGGATCTTCAATGAGCTGGGTAAATGTCGTTGCAGAGCCGATACGTAGCGAACCATCTTCCGCCAGCGTAATTCCCCGCAGCTCCGCCAGATTGTGGATATCAACAATATGGCGATAACGGTCATTGTGATGGTGGAGCTGAATCAGTACGTCAGTGCCACCGGCGAGCAGTTTGGCCTGCGGGTTGTCAGCCAGCAGGTTGATGGCATCGGCAAGGGTTGCTGCGCGATGGTAAGAAGCAAAATCAAACATGATGTTATCCTCAAATCAATCCTGCCAGATGGAACTCTTCATATAACCGTTTTGGCGTCAGCGGCAGTGTATTGATTGCAACACCGGTAGCCATCTTCACCGCGTTACGAATAGCAGCGGCAACAGGAATTATGGGTGGCTCACCCAGTGACTTATGTCCGTATGCGGATTGCGGCTCATTGATTTCGACGAACGCGCTTTCCAGTTGTGGCAGATCCGGCATGGTGGGCATTTTGTAATCCAGCAGATTGGGGTTACGGACCACGCCGCTTTTCGCATCGATGATCATTTCTTCAAATAGCGCCCAGCCAATGCCCATTCCCATTCCGCCGTGTACCTGACCTTCTGCCAGCAACGGATTAAGAATATGGCCCGAATCATGAACGTTGAGGATGCGGTTGATGGTGACTTTGCACAGCGCAATATCGACAGTCAGATCAACAAAGGTACAGCCAAACGCCGGTGGGTTAGTGGTGGTTTTGATGGAGCTTTCGGCAGAGAGCTGCCCGCCGCGTTCAGGGTGGTAGAAAGCGTCCATCGCCAGATCTTTTAACGACATTAACGGCTCTTCCGGTCGTTCAACCAGCACGATATGGCCTTTTATCAGGGTAAGATTCATCGCTGACTGATGTAGCATGACAGCGGCGTGAGCGATGATTTTCTCCTTTAATAACAGTGCCGCACTGCGCAGCGCAGGCGCGGCAACATAGCTCTGGCGTGAGGCAAATGCGCCGGGATCGAACGGCGTAACGTCGGTATCTTGTGTTGAAATAACGCGAACGTCGCTGACCGGAACCCCTACGGTTTCTGCCACCATTTGCGAGAACACGGTGTCGGCACCCTGGCCAATTTCCGTCGCGCCGCTTTGCACATTGATGGTTCCATCCTGATTCATCAGAAGGCGCGCGCCGGCTATTTCTACGCCGACAGGCCAGGTGTTAGAGGTGTAGCTAAAACAGGCGACGCCAACGCCGCGGCGTAAATTGCCTTGCTGGTTCTGGCATTCTGCACGGCGTTTTTCCCATTCAAAGATTTTCCGGCCTTTTTCAAGACACTCCGGTAACCCTGCGCTGTAAATACGTTTGCCCGTGAGCGGATTAGCATCTCCTTCGCGGGCGGCGTTGCGTAAACGAATTTCAATAGGATCAATACCTAACGCTGTCGCGGCGTCATCAAGCATAGACTCAACGGCAAATACGACTTGTGGCGCGCCATAACCACGCATCGCACCAGCCGAGGGGAGGTTGGTATAGCAGGTCTTTGAACTGTAAGCGTAGGCACAACGAGGATAAAGGTAAGCGACTTTATTCCCCCCCGCAGAAGCGATGGAGTGCCCGTGAGATGCATAAGCGCCTGTGTTAGACAGAACATCCAGACTATAGCCTTTCAACGTTCCGTCTCGGTTTACGCCCATTTGCCCGTCAATAGTAAAAGCGTGGCGGGTACGGGTTGCGAGGAAACACTCTTCACGGCTAAGGGAAACTTTCACCGGAACGCCGCCGAGCTTGCTGGTCAGAAAAGCCGCCATGGGCTCTTCCAGCACATCCTGTTTATTACCAAAACCGCCACCGACAAACGGTTTGATGACTCGTACGCATGACCAGGGAATACCCAGCGCCTGACCAACCACGCGGCGAACAATGTGCGGGATCTGGGTGCTGGAAACGATGGTAATTCGTGAATCATCTTCCATCCATGCCAGTGAGGTCACGCTTTCCATATGACAATGTTGAATGACCGGCGTCTGATAGTGCCCCTGGACCTGGTGATCGGCGGCATCAATTGTTTGTTGGACATTGCCCGTCGACATCGTGCTTTGTTTAAGTAAATTACCGCCGTTATGGATTGGTGCTGCATCTTCTGCCAACGCCGCTTCTGGTGTGGTGATAACAGGTAATTCTTGCCACTCAATGCTGACCGATTGCGCCGCTTTTTCTGCAGTAAGTTCATCGCGGGCAACGACGATGGCAACTGCGTCACCATGATGACGAACATGGCGAGTTAGCAGTGCGCGATCGGCGGTATCGCGCTTGTTTTCGTCAAGTGTCCAGGCATGCCCAGCTGTAGCGAATGGGATATCAGGTACATCTTCCCAGGTAAAAATTGCCAGTACGCCTGGTAAACTTCTGGCTTGTTCATCATTAATACTTACGGCATAACCATGTGCGATAGGGCTACGTACATATTTCGCGTAACACATGCCCGCCATAACATAATCGTCAGTATATCGTGCCCGCCCAGTGACCTTAGCAATGGCATCGACGCGCATGCATGATTCACCCGTAGCGGTTGCTTCCCGCGCTTCCATAGAAATCCCCTCGATTTGAACATTTGGTTCTTATGGCAAAGATTTAGTCTAAGCAGGCAAGATTTACGCCAGAAACGACGATAAACGTTAGGGGAGGAAGGAAGTGTGATGACGTTAAAAAAATACAGATACGATACGAAACAGGACTTTGAATAAGGACAGTGATACGTATCAATATGAGTGGCGATAAAATCAATGTGATAAATTAGGATTATTACGCATCAGGATGGGAAATAGGGTAAATGAGTCAGGAAATTCGATACATCTACAGCGGATATTTTGCTGATGATACTTCCCTTTGCCAGATGAAATTAACCTCTTTCTCTATTACCGCGTTTTTCCAGAAGCAAGAGATTGGGTATCAAGAGGCTGGCTGCTATGATATGGCGTCTTGTTTTTTAAGCGAGGAAAGATTTTGAGTGCGGGACGCCTGAATAAAAAATCTCTGGGTATCGTGATGTTGTTATCGGTTGGACTGCTTTTGGCGGGCTGTTCGGGTAGCAAATCATCCGATACAGGAACGTATTCCGGCTCCGTTTACACCGTGAAACGGGGGGATACGCTATATCGTATTTCGCGCACCACGGGAACCAGCGTAAAAGAGCTGGCGCGACTGAACGGCATTTCACCCCCTTACACCATTGAAGTTGGTCAGAAACTAAAACTGGGTGGGGCGAAAAGTAGCAGTACACGTAAAGCAACCGCCAAATCAACGACCAAAACCGCATCGGTTACACCGTCATCAGCGGTACCGAAATCTTCCTGGCCGCCAGTAGGGCAACGTTGTTGGTTATGGCCAACGACAGGGAAAGTTATCATGGCGTATTCGACAGCTGATGGCGGCAATAAAGGGATTGATATCTCTGCTCCACGGGGTACACCTATTTACGCCGCGGGTGCAGGAAAGGTGGTGTATGTGGGCAACCAGCTGCGTGGCTACGGTAATCTCATCATGATTAAACACAGTGAAGATTACATTACGGCTTACGCCCATAATGACACGATGCTGGTAAATAATGGGCAAAGCGTGAAGGCTGGGCAAAAAATCGCCACTATGGGGAGCACTGATGCGGCATCTGTTCGCTTGCATTTCCAGATTCGTTACCGTGCTACGGCAATTGATCCGCTGCGTTACTTGCCGCCTCAGGGCAGCAAGCCAAAATGCTGATGGCGAATTAATCAGCAGTCAGCAGCGCGGCACTTGCTAAGAAGAGCGTAAGGTTTATAATGCCTTACGCATCTCGAAGCGGGCGTAGTTCAATGGTAGAACGAGAGCTTCCCAAGCTCTATACGAGGGTTCGATTCCCTTCGCCCGCTC
The nucleotide sequence above comes from Escherichia coli. Encoded proteins:
- the actS gene encoding amidase activator ActS, with translation MSAGRLNKKSLGIVMLLSVGLLLAGCSGSKSSDTGTYSGSVYTVKRGDTLYRISRTTGTSVKELARLNGISPPYTIEVGQKLKLGGAKSSSTRKATAKSTTKTASVTPSSAVPKSSWPPVGQRCWLWPTTGKVIMAYSTADGGNKGIDISAPRGTPIYAAGAGKVVYVGNQLRGYGNLIMIKHSEDYITAYAHNDTMLVNNGQSVKAGQKIATMGSTDAASVRLHFQIRYRATAIDPLRYLPPQGSKPKC
- the xdhC gene encoding xanthine dehydrogenase iron sulfur-binding subunit XdhC; the protein is MNHSETITIECTINGIPFQLHAAPGTPLSELLREQGLLSVKQGCCVGECGACTVLVDGTAIDSCLYLAAWAEGKEIRTLEGEAKGGKLSHVQQAYAKSGAVQCGFCTPGLIMATTAMLAKPREKPLTITEIRRGLAGNLCRCTGYQMIVNTVLDCEKTK
- the xdhA gene encoding xanthine dehydrogenase molybdenum-binding subunit XdhA, which produces MEAREATATGESCMRVDAIAKVTGRARYTDDYVMAGMCYAKYVRSPIAHGYAVSINDEQARSLPGVLAIFTWEDVPDIPFATAGHAWTLDENKRDTADRALLTRHVRHHGDAVAIVVARDELTAEKAAQSVSIEWQELPVITTPEAALAEDAAPIHNGGNLLKQSTMSTGNVQQTIDAADHQVQGHYQTPVIQHCHMESVTSLAWMEDDSRITIVSSTQIPHIVRRVVGQALGIPWSCVRVIKPFVGGGFGNKQDVLEEPMAAFLTSKLGGVPVKVSLSREECFLATRTRHAFTIDGQMGVNRDGTLKGYSLDVLSNTGAYASHGHSIASAGGNKVAYLYPRCAYAYSSKTCYTNLPSAGAMRGYGAPQVVFAVESMLDDAATALGIDPIEIRLRNAAREGDANPLTGKRIYSAGLPECLEKGRKIFEWEKRRAECQNQQGNLRRGVGVACFSYTSNTWPVGVEIAGARLLMNQDGTINVQSGATEIGQGADTVFSQMVAETVGVPVSDVRVISTQDTDVTPFDPGAFASRQSYVAAPALRSAALLLKEKIIAHAAVMLHQSAMNLTLIKGHIVLVERPEEPLMSLKDLAMDAFYHPERGGQLSAESSIKTTTNPPAFGCTFVDLTVDIALCKVTINRILNVHDSGHILNPLLAEGQVHGGMGMGIGWALFEEMIIDAKSGVVRNPNLLDYKMPTMPDLPQLESAFVEINEPQSAYGHKSLGEPPIIPVAAAIRNAVKMATGVAINTLPLTPKRLYEEFHLAGLI
- the ygeV gene encoding sigma-54-dependent Fis family transcriptional regulator, coding for MELATTQSVLMQIQPTIQRFARMLASVLQLEVEIVDENLCRVAGTGAYGKFLGRQLSGNSRLLRHVLETKTEKVVTQSRFDPLCEGCDNKDNCREKAFLGTPVILQDRCVGVISLIAVTHEQQEHISDNLREFSDYVRHISTIFVSKLLEDQGPGDNISKIFATMIDNMDQGVLVVDDDNLVQFVNQTALKTLGVVQNNIIGKPIRFRPLTFESNFTHGHMQHIVSWDDKSELIIGQLHNIQGRQLFLMAFHQSHTSFSVANAPDEPHIEQLVGECRVMRQLKRLISRIAPSPSSVMVVGESGTGKEVVARAIHKLSGRRNKPFIAINCAAIPEQLLESELFGYVKGAFTGASANGKTGLIQAANTGTLFLDEIGDMPLMLQAKLLRAIEAREILPIGASSPIQVDIRIISATNQNLAQFIAEGKFREDLFYRLNVIPITLPPLRERQEDIELLVHYFLHLHTRRLGSVYPGIAPDVVEILRKHRWPGNLRELSNLMEYLVNVVPSGEVIDSTLLPPNLLNNGTTEQSDVTEVSEAHLALDDAGGTALEEMEKQMIREALSRHNSKKQVADELGIGIATLYRKIKKYELLNA
- the xdhB gene encoding xanthine dehydrogenase FAD-binding subunit XdhB; the encoded protein is MFDFASYHRAATLADAINLLADNPQAKLLAGGTDVLIQLHHHNDRYRHIVDIHNLAELRGITLAEDGSLRIGSATTFTQLIEDPVTQRHLPALCAAASSIAGPQIRNVATYGGNICNGATSADSATPTLIYDAKLEIHSPRGVRFVPINGFHTGPGKVSLEHDEILVAFHFPPQPKEHAGSAHFKYAMRDAMDISTIGCAAHCRLDNGNFSELRLAFGVAAPTPIRCQHAEQTAQNAPLNLQTLEAISESVLQDVAPRSSWRASKEFRLHLIQTMTKKVISEAVAAAGGKLQ